The sequence GAGTCGTATTAAAACGATGTTCTTCCACTTCAGTATTCATTTCAGTGGTGAGGATATTATTGTTATTAAAAGACATGATACTTCCGATAAAAAGTCCTAAGAGGATTTGACCTAATATTTTTCCCAGGATACTAAGCCCATTTTTATTATATTTTATTTTTATGTAATCATCTATAAAACCAATCGATCCAATCCATAATGTAGTTATTATCAAAATAATAACATATAAATTGTTCAATTTTGAAAAAAAAATTGTAGGAATTAAAGTAGAAATTATAATGAGTATTCCTCCCATTGTAGTCGTTCCTTCTTTTTCTTTTTGTCCAGTAATCCCAAGATCTCGTACTCGTTCTCCTATACTTTTTTTTCTTTCATTCCATGCAATCATTTTCTTATTAACAATCAATGATATAATCATTGATAAAAAAAAAGAGATTCCAGATCTTAAAAGAATAGAATTAATACCAGGAATTAAATGCTTAAAAATATGACAAAAGATTATCATAGCCATAGCCATCAATCAATCATTTTCTTAAATTTTTTAAGAACTTTTTAGCAATTTTCATATCGTCAAAAGGATAACGTTTCCCTTGAATTTCTTGATAATTTTCGTGTCCTTTTCCTGCTATAACAATTATATCTTTTCTTTTTGCAATTCGAATAGCGGTTTGAATGGCTAATTTTCGATTAACAATCGTTAAAATATCCTTTTTATTTTTCTTATTGGATATAAACTTTTTCATATCTATTAATATTTTTTCTGGATCTTCTTCCCTAGGATTATCCGATGTAAAAATAGATCTATCACATGTTTCATAAACAATTTTTCCCATTAAGGAACGTTTTTCTTTGTCTCTATTTCCTCCACAACCTATTACGCAAATTAATTTTTCCTCTTTTTTTTTGATTCCTTTAATAGTATTTAAAACTGTCTTTATTCCATCTGGATTATGGGCGTAATCCACAATAATACGAATTCCGGAATTTGAAAAAAATTGTTCACAACGTCCTTTTATAGGTTTGATAGTATTTATTGTTTTCAATATTTCATGTTTGTTTTTGCCCAATAATATAGATGTAGCGTAACTGGCCAATAGATTGTAAACATTAAATTCTCCAATAAAACCTGTAAAAAATGAATGACCATTAATTATCAATCGATTTCCATTGATATTATTTATCAAAATTTTAATCCTAAAATCTGCTTTCTTTTTCAATCCATAAAAATAGGTTTTAGCAAAAACATTTTTTATTATTTCATGTGAATTTTTATCGTCTGCATTGATTAATGCAAAGGAATTTTTCTGCAAATAATTTTCAAAAAAAAACCTTTTAACTGATAGATAATTTTCAAAGGATTGATGATAATCTAAATGGTCATGTGTAATATTGGTAAATACTCCTCCTGCAAATAACAATCCTTCAATTCTTTTTTGATGAATTCCATGTGAACTCACTTCCATAAATCCATATTTACATCCTTGTTTCATCGAAATATTTAAATATTTATTAATATCAATGATATTTGGAGTAGTATGTTCAGTAGTAAATTTTTTAGATAAGATTTTAATTCCAATGGTAGAAATAAGAATGGTTTTTTCTCCCATCTTATAAAATAAAGAATGAAGCATGGTAGCCACAGAGGTTTTTCCATTTGTTCCAGTAATTCCTACCAATTTTATTTTCCTTGTAGGATTATCATAAAAATTAGAAGAAATAGTTCCTAAAGCGATTATTGAATCTTGCACAAGTACATAAGTGATAGATTTTTGGATTAAAAAAGGTTTTTTTTCGCAAACTATTGTGTTAGCTCCATTTTGGATAGCCTCTATAATAAATCTATGTCCGTCTGTCCTTGTTCCTTTATGAGCGAAAAAAATCATATTTTTTTTCTTTATCATTTTGGAGCATATCGAAAGCCCTTCTATCCATTTATTAGAAGAAAATCCTATCATTTTTAATACATCTACTTCTCTTAGAATATCTTCTAATAGTTTTTTCATTCTTCTAGTTTAAGAAATATAATTTTATTCTTTATCAATTTATTTCCAGGTTTTAAGGACTGATGAATAATTTTTCCTATTCCTTGATATCGGATATTCCATCCTCTATTTTCCAATAAAGGAATGATCTCTTTTCCAGGAAATGAAATAACATTAGGCATTCTTTTTTGATCCAAAGAATGGTTCAATGAATAATAGTTTTTGGACTCTTTAATTTTTTTGATTAAATCATTATCTACTTTCGTTTGGTCAAGTATTTTTTTTCCTATTATTGGATAAATATACCTAGCTATTTTGTCAAAAACTGGGACTGCTGCTTCTATTCCGTAATATCCTCTTTCTGGTCTTGAAATGATTACAATACAAGAATATTTTGGTTTTTTTGCAGGAAAATACCCTACAAAAGAACTATTGTAAGATAGAGGAGTACTTTTTATCCAATAATCTAACTGTGTAGTTCCAGTTTTTCCTGCATAAGGATATTCTGGATGATAATATTTTTTAGCTGTTCCATTTTTTACGACTCCTTCTAGCATATTTTTAATTTTTTTTAAGGATTCTTTTGAAGCTATAGAAGGATTCATAACAATAGGTTTGGTATACTTTTTAACACTTTTTCCATGAAATTTAATTTCTCTAATGAAAACAGGTTTAATCATTTTTCCTTCGTTAGCAATAGCATTATAAAAAGTGAGAATTTGTAAAGGAGTTAGTTTTAGGTTATATCCGAAAGTCATCCATGGCAACGTAATACTGCTCCAATTTTTTTTTCCAGGTTTTGGGATAAAAGGTCTACTTTCTCCTGGAATATCTATTCCTATTTTTTTATCTAATTTCCATTTAATCAAATGTTCTATGAATTTTTCTGGATGATTTTTGTAATTCTCATAAATAATTTTTGCTATTCCTACATTTGAAGAATTTTCCAATATTTGTTTAGGATTCATTTTTACATATCCTCTGTAATGACTATCGCGTATTATTTTTCCTTTTAATTCCATAACTCCACCTTTTGTATTCACCATCATGTTCGTATCTATTTTTTTATCTTCTAAAGCTGCAAGAATAGCCATTGTTTTAAAAGTAGATCCAGGTTCATTTCCTTCCCATACCGAAAAATTTCTTAAATCTTCATAAGTATTTTTTTTCGTTCTTTCTAGATTAATCATAGCCGTTATTTCTCCACTTCTTACATCCATGAGAACAACACATCCGTGATCTGCATGAGAAATGTATAATTCTTTAAGTAAGGCATGATAAGCAATATCCTGTAAAGATGTATCTATGGTAGAATAAACGTCTTTTCCATCTTCTGGATCAATTACTGAATCCAATGGTTTCCATATTTTAGAGCTAATACGTTGTTCCAATCGTTTGCCATCCCTTCCTTTAAGATATTTACTAAAGGCTCCTTCTAGTCCAGCTTTTCCTCTATGATCATCGTATCCTAATGTTCTTTTTCCTATATTTTCTAGTGTATGGACTCTGCTCGTTTTCTTTTCGACAATAAAACCTCCTCGTATTTGTCCTTTATTAAAAATGGGAAATCTTCGTAATATTTTTAAATGTGGATAATCTAAATTTTTCGCTAATAAAAAATATCTATTTCCCTTTTTTTTTTCGTATTGGAATTTATTATAAAAAAAAGACTTTGGTTTATTAAATAAGGAGGACAAAGAATCACACAAAAAGGAAATATTTTCTCGAAACACTTTTTCCGATATTGATCTAAAATCAATATGAATATCATACCTTATAATGGACATGGCTAAAATACTGCTATCTGAAGCATAAATATTACCACGTTTGGCCTTAATTAAATTGGTTCTAATTGTTTGTCCTATAACAGACTTTTTGTACTTTTCTGAACAATTTTGAATATGGAATAAATTAAAAATAATTAGAGAGGCAATAAAAATGAATAAACAACCAATTAAGTAGGATTTATACAATAAAATATATCTTTTCCGTTTCATTTTCATTATTCTCTTTTTATACTACATCCATTTATTGTTTTTCTTCTTCTACAATCAATTCGTATGGAGGTTCTTCTAAATATTTTAACCCGTTAATATTTACTAATTTATTCAAAACGGAATATTGTTGCTTTTGCAGACATCGACTATGTATATCCACGTATTCAGATTTCAATTCTTTTATTTCTTCTCCAAGATTTGTAATTATTCTAATTTTTCGATCCATCATATGGGAACTTGTTATGCTTATTAAAGATAGTACAGTAACAAAGACAATGAAATTCCAACTACGAGATGCATACTCCTTCACTAAAAACTTTCCTTTCAGTATATCTTTTATATTAGTTTCCATGATTTATAGTTTTTCCGCAATTCTTAATCTAGCACTTCTTGATCTTGGATTTTCTCTAATTTCTTGAGGACTTGGTTTGATTACTTTTTTATGGATAATTTTAAATGGAATTGTATCTATATTGTTTGTTTCTTTAAAAAAAAAACCTCTTTTAAGAAAATATTTGGTAATTCTATCTTCTATTGAATGATATGAAATTACGGAAATCCTACCTCCTGGTAGAATTATTTCAGAAGATTTTAGTAGAAGATCTTTTAAAATATTTATTTCATTATTAACTTCCATTCGGATGGATTGAAAAAGTCTAGCAAAAAATCTTTTTCTTTCCTTAAAAGATGATTTTTTTAGAATAAAAATATTCCTTAAATCGAAGGTTGTTTTAATGGGTTTTTTTAAACGTCTTGCTAATATTTTTTCAGAAATTTTTGCTGCATTTTTGAATTCTCCATATTTGTAAAATACATGAATTAATTCCTTTTTTGAATATTCATTGAGAACATGTAAAGCCGAATAAGTATTTTCTTGGTTCATTCTCATATCCAAAGTACAATTTAATTGATGAGAAAAACCTCTTATAGGGTTATCCATTTGTAAAGAGGATAGTCCTAAATCAGCTAATAAACCTGACACTTTTTTAATATGAAGAACTTTCAATACCTGTTTTAGGTGTATAAAATTTTTGTGAAATAAATGGAATCGTCCATCCTTGATGAGATTATTTTTTATGGATTCTTTATCTTGATCCAAAGCTATTAAAGTAGCTCCTTTATCTAATCTTTTTAAAATTTCATAAGAATGTCCTCCACCACCAAATGTAACGTCGATATAAATTCCATTTCTATCTGTAACAAGATTATCTATACTTTCTTTTATTAGAACTGGTTTATGATAAGGTTTTAAATTCATTTTTTAGGTTTTTCTTTTCCTATGAAGACTAAATTATGCTTTATACTCATATGTTGCACATATGAATCTGTGAAATTTTTATTTAATTTTTATAAAAAAAATTTTTTAATGAAATTCTCTTTAATCAAGACGGATAGATTTTCTAAAGCAAGAGCAGGTATAATAGAAACAGATCATGGAAAAATAGAAACTCCTATTTTTATGCCAGTAGCTTCAAAAGGAAGTGTAAAATCCATACCAAAACATGAACTATACGATATAGGATCAAAGATTATTCTCGGGAATACTTATCATTTGTATTTTCGTCCTGGAATTGAAGTATTACATCATGCAGGAGGAATTCACTCCTTCATGAATTGGAAGGAATCCATATTAACAGATAGTGGAGGTTTTCAAGTTTATTCTATGAGAAAATCGAATAAAAAAACCGAAGATGGTGTAATATTTAAATCTTTTATTAATGGTTCTTCCCATTTTTTTTCTCCTGAAAAATCTATGGAAATCCAACGTTTTATAGGTGGGGATATGATTATGGCTTTTGATGATTTTCCGCCTTATCCATGTAGTTATAAAGAAGCAAAAGATTCTCTAAAAATAACACATTTTTGGTTAAAAAGATGTTGTTCTTACTTAAAAAGTCATCCAGAAAAGTATAATTACAAACAAAGTTTTTTTCCCATTGTTCAAGGAAGTATTTATACCGATCTAAGAAGATATTCTGCGGAAGAGATATCCTTATTGGAAACTGAAGGCAATGCTATAGGAGGTTTAAGCTTAGGAGAGGATAAAGAAAAAACACAGTATATTACCGATATAGTTACCGATATTTTACCTAAAGATAAACCTAGATATTTAATGGGGGTAGGAAATCCTGTAGATATTTTAGAGGGAATATCTCTTGGGATAGACATGTTTGATTGTGTGATTCCTACAAGAAATGGACGTCATGGAACCTTATTCACCTGGAAAGGGGTTCTGAATATCAAAAATAAAAAGTGGGAAAAAGATTTTTCCTGTTTGGATGAATTAGGAAATTCTTATGTAGATAAAAACTACAGCAAATCTTATGTAAGACATCTTTTTTCTTCAAAAGAATATTTGGCCAAACAAATTGCTTCCATACACAACCTTTCTTTTTATTTTAATCTAATAAAAGTAGCTAGGAATCATCTGATGAAAAATACCTTTTATTCTTGGAAAAAATCTACAATTCCTTTATTACAAGAACGTTTATAAAATGAAAATACTTGATCGTTATATTATTCGAAATATTCTTGTTTACTTTCTATTCATTACCATTTCCTTACAAATACTATCTGTTGTAATAGATATTTCTCAACGTATGCACAGGTTGGAAAATAATCAAGGATCAATCAAGGAGGCTTTAATCCTTTATTATCCATTTTGGTCTATATGGTTGGCCAATACTTTTTCCCCAATTTCCG comes from Blattabacterium sp. (Mastotermes darwiniensis) str. MADAR and encodes:
- a CDS encoding penicillin-binding transpeptidase domain-containing protein, translated to MKRKRYILLYKSYLIGCLFIFIASLIIFNLFHIQNCSEKYKKSVIGQTIRTNLIKAKRGNIYASDSSILAMSIIRYDIHIDFRSISEKVFRENISFLCDSLSSLFNKPKSFFYNKFQYEKKKGNRYFLLAKNLDYPHLKILRRFPIFNKGQIRGGFIVEKKTSRVHTLENIGKRTLGYDDHRGKAGLEGAFSKYLKGRDGKRLEQRISSKIWKPLDSVIDPEDGKDVYSTIDTSLQDIAYHALLKELYISHADHGCVVLMDVRSGEITAMINLERTKKNTYEDLRNFSVWEGNEPGSTFKTMAILAALEDKKIDTNMMVNTKGGVMELKGKIIRDSHYRGYVKMNPKQILENSSNVGIAKIIYENYKNHPEKFIEHLIKWKLDKKIGIDIPGESRPFIPKPGKKNWSSITLPWMTFGYNLKLTPLQILTFYNAIANEGKMIKPVFIREIKFHGKSVKKYTKPIVMNPSIASKESLKKIKNMLEGVVKNGTAKKYYHPEYPYAGKTGTTQLDYWIKSTPLSYNSSFVGYFPAKKPKYSCIVIISRPERGYYGIEAAVPVFDKIARYIYPIIGKKILDQTKVDNDLIKKIKESKNYYSLNHSLDQKRMPNVISFPGKEIIPLLENRGWNIRYQGIGKIIHQSLKPGNKLIKNKIIFLKLEE
- the rsmH gene encoding 16S rRNA (cytosine(1402)-N(4))-methyltransferase RsmH; this encodes MNLKPYHKPVLIKESIDNLVTDRNGIYIDVTFGGGGHSYEILKRLDKGATLIALDQDKESIKNNLIKDGRFHLFHKNFIHLKQVLKVLHIKKVSGLLADLGLSSLQMDNPIRGFSHQLNCTLDMRMNQENTYSALHVLNEYSKKELIHVFYKYGEFKNAAKISEKILARRLKKPIKTTFDLRNIFILKKSSFKERKRFFARLFQSIRMEVNNEINILKDLLLKSSEIILPGGRISVISYHSIEDRITKYFLKRGFFFKETNNIDTIPFKIIHKKVIKPSPQEIRENPRSRSARLRIAEKL
- the tgt gene encoding tRNA guanosine(34) transglycosylase Tgt, with product MKFSLIKTDRFSKARAGIIETDHGKIETPIFMPVASKGSVKSIPKHELYDIGSKIILGNTYHLYFRPGIEVLHHAGGIHSFMNWKESILTDSGGFQVYSMRKSNKKTEDGVIFKSFINGSSHFFSPEKSMEIQRFIGGDMIMAFDDFPPYPCSYKEAKDSLKITHFWLKRCCSYLKSHPEKYNYKQSFFPIVQGSIYTDLRRYSAEEISLLETEGNAIGGLSLGEDKEKTQYITDIVTDILPKDKPRYLMGVGNPVDILEGISLGIDMFDCVIPTRNGRHGTLFTWKGVLNIKNKKWEKDFSCLDELGNSYVDKNYSKSYVRHLFSSKEYLAKQIASIHNLSFYFNLIKVARNHLMKNTFYSWKKSTIPLLQERL
- a CDS encoding UDP-N-acetylmuramoyl-L-alanyl-D-glutamate--2,6-diaminopimelate ligase — translated: MKKLLEDILREVDVLKMIGFSSNKWIEGLSICSKMIKKKNMIFFAHKGTRTDGHRFIIEAIQNGANTIVCEKKPFLIQKSITYVLVQDSIIALGTISSNFYDNPTRKIKLVGITGTNGKTSVATMLHSLFYKMGEKTILISTIGIKILSKKFTTEHTTPNIIDINKYLNISMKQGCKYGFMEVSSHGIHQKRIEGLLFAGGVFTNITHDHLDYHQSFENYLSVKRFFFENYLQKNSFALINADDKNSHEIIKNVFAKTYFYGLKKKADFRIKILINNINGNRLIINGHSFFTGFIGEFNVYNLLASYATSILLGKNKHEILKTINTIKPIKGRCEQFFSNSGIRIIVDYAHNPDGIKTVLNTIKGIKKKEEKLICVIGCGGNRDKEKRSLMGKIVYETCDRSIFTSDNPREEDPEKILIDMKKFISNKKNKKDILTIVNRKLAIQTAIRIAKRKDIIVIAGKGHENYQEIQGKRYPFDDMKIAKKFLKNLRK
- a CDS encoding FtsL-like putative cell division protein, yielding METNIKDILKGKFLVKEYASRSWNFIVFVTVLSLISITSSHMMDRKIRIITNLGEEIKELKSEYVDIHSRCLQKQQYSVLNKLVNINGLKYLEEPPYELIVEEEKQ